Proteins found in one Zea mays cultivar B73 chromosome 1, Zm-B73-REFERENCE-NAM-5.0, whole genome shotgun sequence genomic segment:
- the LOC100304433 gene encoding uncharacterized protein LOC100304433 — MHAPLEAMNGRARRPAAARGAAPRNEKAMEKEQRRPPSSKTAPVSMKASPANATPQCMKNRKIALQQDVDKLRMKLRHEENVHRALERAFTRPLGALPRLPPFLPSQTLELLAEVAVLEEEVVRLEEQVVNFRQGLYRETVITTSMAAKSVYFPDGYRSTPARHKPPAQPQSPELSTSTRQGSDQDAADWLPSLRRATNAMWTPRRPGRSLSQGDSPGKENQSFGSGTNSCREFGLAPLSKVPGCRVVQVAETRAGFQTTSAVEDHKAVEGSNGTGPSKASTAANEVSEELLACLLAIFSQKSASSGQDEERVSLPPVSGSCGSSSADPYCVPEFGWRDIGRYKQFRSVDMNTCAGDDSALGQRLKALLRKLSLVDLAGLSHQHNRLAFWINTYYSCMMNAFLEQGAPSDPRMLVAMMPKATINVGGRVLSAVAIEHFILRLPHYDDDDAKARAH, encoded by the exons ATGCACGCGCCGTTGGAGGCCATGAACGGGAGGGCGCggaggccggcggcggcgcgcggcgcCGCCCCGAGGAACGAGAAA GCGATGGAGAAGGAGCAGAGGAGGCCACCCAGCTCGAAGACGGCGCCGGTGTCCATGAAGGCGTCGCCCGCAAATGCGACGCCGCAATGCATGAAGAACAGGAAAATTGCACTGCAGCAGGAC GTGGACAAGCTGAGGATGAAACTGCGGCACGAGGAGAACGTCCACCGAGCTCTGGAGCGGGCGTTCACGAGGCCGCTCGGCGCTCTACCTCGCCTccctcctttcctgccgtctcaa ACGTTGGAGCTTCTGGCCGAAGTCGCCGTCCTGGAGGAGGAGGTCGTCCGGCTGGAGGAGCAGGTCGTCAATTTCCGGCAAGGACTGTACCGGGAGACCGTCATCACCACCTCCATGGCGGCGAAGAGCGTGTACTTCCCGGACGGTTACCGGAGCACGCCGGCACGGCACAAGCCACCTGCACAACCGCAGAGTCCAGAGCTGTCTACCTCGACGCGCCAAGGCTCCGATCAAGATGCCGCTGATTGGCTGCCATCTTTGAGGCGAGCCACCAATGCGATGTGGACACCAAGAAGGCCCGGTCGTTCCCTGAGCCAAGGCGACAGTCCGGGGAAGGAGAACCAGTCGTTCGGCAGTGGCACTAATTCGTGCAGAGAGTTCGGCCTGGCGCCCTTGAGTAAAGTGCCAGGATGCAGGGTAGTACAGGTAGCGGAGACACGCGCAGGTTTTCAG ACAACGAGTGCAGTGGAAGACCACAAAGCTGTTGAGGGCAGCAATGGCACTGGTCCAAGCAAGGCCTCAACGGCGGCGAACGAAGTCTCGGAGGAGCTACTGGCGTGCCTGCTGGCCATCTTCTCGCAGAAGAGCGCATCCAGCGGCCAAGACGAGGAGCGGGTGTCGCTGCCGCCGGTCTCCGGCTCCTGCGGAAGCAGCTCAGCAGACCCCTACTGTGTCCCAGAATTCGGGTGGCGGGATATTGGCCGGTACAAGCAGTTCCGGTCAGTCGACATGAACACTTGTGCCGGCGACGACTCCGCTCTTGGCCAGAGACTGAA GGCACTGCTCCGGAAGCTCTCCTTGGTTGACCTAGCGGGCCTCTCCCACCAGCATAATAGGCTGGCGTTCTGGATCAACACCTACTACTCCTGCATGATGAAC GCATTTCTCGAGCAGGGAGCGCCTAGCGACCCCCGTATGCTGGTGGCCATGATGCCCAAG GCGACCATCAACGTCGGCGGGCGCGTGCTGAGCGCCGTGGCGATCGAGCACTTCATTCTCCGGCTGCCCCACTACGACGATGACGACGCAAAAGCAC GTGCACACTGA
- the LOC100304433 gene encoding uncharacterized protein isoform X1 has protein sequence MHAPLEAMNGRARRPAAARGAAPRNEKAMEKEQRRPPSSKTAPVSMKASPANATPQCMKNRKIALQQDVDKLRMKLRHEENVHRALERAFTRPLGALPRLPPFLPSQTLELLAEVAVLEEEVVRLEEQVVNFRQGLYRETVITTSMAAKSVYFPDGYRSTPARHKPPAQPQSPELSTSTRQGSDQDAADWLPSLRRATNAMWTPRRPGRSLSQGDSPGKENQSFGSGTNSCREFGLAPLSKVPGCRVVQVAETRAGFQTTSAVEDHKAVEGSNGTGPSKASTAANEVSEELLACLLAIFSQKSASSGQDEERVSLPPVSGSCGSSSADPYCVPEFGWRDIGRYKQFRSVDMNTCAGDDSALGQRLKALLRKLSLVDLAGLSHQHNRLAFWINTYYSCMMNAFLEQGAPSDPRMLVAMMPKATINVGGRVLSAVAIEHFILRLPHYDDDDAKARKVAGLAGWPHHSSPPCRRLSSTEDARAPSYI, from the exons ATGCACGCGCCGTTGGAGGCCATGAACGGGAGGGCGCggaggccggcggcggcgcgcggcgcCGCCCCGAGGAACGAGAAA GCGATGGAGAAGGAGCAGAGGAGGCCACCCAGCTCGAAGACGGCGCCGGTGTCCATGAAGGCGTCGCCCGCAAATGCGACGCCGCAATGCATGAAGAACAGGAAAATTGCACTGCAGCAGGAC GTGGACAAGCTGAGGATGAAACTGCGGCACGAGGAGAACGTCCACCGAGCTCTGGAGCGGGCGTTCACGAGGCCGCTCGGCGCTCTACCTCGCCTccctcctttcctgccgtctcaa ACGTTGGAGCTTCTGGCCGAAGTCGCCGTCCTGGAGGAGGAGGTCGTCCGGCTGGAGGAGCAGGTCGTCAATTTCCGGCAAGGACTGTACCGGGAGACCGTCATCACCACCTCCATGGCGGCGAAGAGCGTGTACTTCCCGGACGGTTACCGGAGCACGCCGGCACGGCACAAGCCACCTGCACAACCGCAGAGTCCAGAGCTGTCTACCTCGACGCGCCAAGGCTCCGATCAAGATGCCGCTGATTGGCTGCCATCTTTGAGGCGAGCCACCAATGCGATGTGGACACCAAGAAGGCCCGGTCGTTCCCTGAGCCAAGGCGACAGTCCGGGGAAGGAGAACCAGTCGTTCGGCAGTGGCACTAATTCGTGCAGAGAGTTCGGCCTGGCGCCCTTGAGTAAAGTGCCAGGATGCAGGGTAGTACAGGTAGCGGAGACACGCGCAGGTTTTCAG ACAACGAGTGCAGTGGAAGACCACAAAGCTGTTGAGGGCAGCAATGGCACTGGTCCAAGCAAGGCCTCAACGGCGGCGAACGAAGTCTCGGAGGAGCTACTGGCGTGCCTGCTGGCCATCTTCTCGCAGAAGAGCGCATCCAGCGGCCAAGACGAGGAGCGGGTGTCGCTGCCGCCGGTCTCCGGCTCCTGCGGAAGCAGCTCAGCAGACCCCTACTGTGTCCCAGAATTCGGGTGGCGGGATATTGGCCGGTACAAGCAGTTCCGGTCAGTCGACATGAACACTTGTGCCGGCGACGACTCCGCTCTTGGCCAGAGACTGAA GGCACTGCTCCGGAAGCTCTCCTTGGTTGACCTAGCGGGCCTCTCCCACCAGCATAATAGGCTGGCGTTCTGGATCAACACCTACTACTCCTGCATGATGAAC GCATTTCTCGAGCAGGGAGCGCCTAGCGACCCCCGTATGCTGGTGGCCATGATGCCCAAG GCGACCATCAACGTCGGCGGGCGCGTGCTGAGCGCCGTGGCGATCGAGCACTTCATTCTCCGGCTGCCCCACTACGACGATGACGACGCAAAAGCACGTAAGGTTGCTGGCCTGGCCGGCTGGCCGCATCATTCATCGCCGCCGTGTCGTCGTCTTTCCTCCACTGAAGACGCTCGAGCACCGTCGTATATATAG
- the LOC100191284 gene encoding Short-chain dehydrogenase/reductase SDR translates to MLSLRSVSGSNSSRGIAAVVGVGPRLGSAVARKFASEGYTIAILSRDLEKLSQLAEEIAQAAKAQVFALRVDCADARSVREAFEGVLSLGPVEVLVYNACEPPAANEDARPAPFLAVTPDAFHRALAVSAGGAFHCAQQVIPGMVERGRGTIIFTGSSASVTGFAGYSDLSSGKFALRGLSQSLAREFQPAGVHIAHVIIDGVIGERRSLTRSSRAGGDTAGAGADPDAVAQSYWHVHAQDKSAWTQEMDIRSPSFM, encoded by the exons ATGCTGAGCCTGAGGTCAGTATCCGGCTCCAACTCCTCGAGGGGCATCGCCGCCGTGGTCGGCGTCGGCCCCAGGCTGGGCTCGGCGGTGGCGCGCAAGTTCGCCTCCGAGGGCTACACCATCGCCATCCTCTCGCGCGACCTCG AGAAGCTGTCGCAGCTGGCGGAGGAGATCGCGCAGGCGGCCAAGGCGCAGGTGTTCGCGCTGCGGGTGGACTGCGCCGACGCCCGGTCCGTGCGCGAGGCCTTCGAGGGCGTGCTCTCCCTCGGCCCCGTCGAGGTGCTCGTCTACAACGCCTGCGAGCCGCCTGCAGCCAACGAGGACGCGCGCCCCGCGCCCTTCCTCGCCGTCACCCCCGACGCCTTCCACCGCGCCCTCGCCGTGTCCGCCGGAGGGGCCTTCCACTGCGCGCAACAG GTCATCCCGGGCATGGTGGAGAGGGGCAGGGGCACCATCATCTTCACGGGCTCCTCGGCGTCGGTCACCGGCTTCGCCGGCTACTCCGATCTAA GCAGCGGCAAGTTTGCCCTGCGGGGGCTGTCCCAGTCGCTGGCCAGGGAGTTCCAGCCGGCCGGCGTGCACATTGCGCATGTGATCATCGACGGCGTCATCGGCGAGAGGAG GTCGCTGACGAGGAGCAGCAGGGCCGGCGGCGAcacggcgggcgcgggcgcggaccCGGACGCGGTGGCGCAGAGCTACTGGCACGTCCACGCCCAGGACAAGAGCGCTTGGACGCAGGAGATGGACATCCGGTCGCCGTCCTTCATGTAG
- the LOC100284555 gene encoding phosphoglycerate mutase gpmB isoform X1 → MPYTGYPLAPSHNRASAVLPPTSAPPTSAPASLAALPSPPSAITAAASFCTGSVAATTPQIRWVDVHGAAPGMSSSASSVEGDAAGEFTEVVIVRHGETSWNASRIIQGHLDAELNDIGRQQAVAVAHRLSKEVKPVAIYSSDLKRAAETAQTIARICNVPNVVFDPALRERHIGDLQGMTLQDAATERPEAYKAFMSHKRNQQVPGGGESLDQLSERCVSFLYDIVGKHKGERVILVSHGGTIRELYRHVSPTKPLHGKIHNTSVSVILVSDATGRCIVKMCGDVSHLQETGVLENAFGGDKTSA, encoded by the exons ATGCCGTACACCGGATATCCTCTAGCGCCTTCCCACAATCGCGCTTCTGCGGTTCTGCCGCCGACGTCCGCGCCGCCGACGTCCGCGCCCGCGTCCCTCGCTGCTTTGCCCTCTCCACCCTCCGCCATCACCGCCGCGGCGTCCTTCTGTACCGGATCCGTCGCAGCCACCACTCCGCAGATCCGCTGGGTTGACGTCCACGGAGCTGCTCCGGGGATGTCGTCCTCCGCTTCCAGCGTCGAGGGCGACGCCGCCGGAGAGTTCACGGAGGTCGTAATCGTGCGTCACGGCGAGACGTCATGGAACGCCTCGCGCATCATACAG GGACACTTGGATGCAGAGCTTAATGATATTGGAAGGCAGCAAGCTGTTGCG GTTGCTCATCGTCTTTCTAAAGAAGTGAAACCAGTTGCCATATACTCTTCTGATCTGAAGCGAGCAGCAGAGACTGCGCAAACAATTGCAAGAATTTGCAATGTGCCAAAT GTCGTGTTCGATCCAGCACTGAGAGAAAGACACATTGGAGATCTGCAAGGCATGACGCTTCAAGATGCTGCTACAGAGAGGCCAGAGGCATACAAAGCTTTTATGTCCCACAAGAGAAATCAACAAGTTCCT GGTGGTGGAGAGAGTCTTGATCAACTGTCGGAGCGATGTGTGTCTTTTCTGTACGACATTGTTGGTAAACACAAAG GGGAGCGAGTTATCCTGGTTTCACATGGCGGCACCATCAGAGAGCTCTACAGACACGTGAGTCCCACGAAGCCGCTCCACGGCAAAATACACAACACGTCGGTGAGCGTCATCCTCGTGTCCGACGCCACCGGCCGGTGCATCGTCAAGATGTGCGGGGACGTCAGCCACCTCCAGGAGACGGGCGTCCTGGAGAACGCCTTCGGTGGCGACAAGACCTCCGCCTGA
- the LOC100284555 gene encoding phosphoglycerate mutase gpmB has translation MPYTGYPLAPSHNRASAVLPPTSAPPTSAPASLAALPSPPSAITAAASFCTGSVAATTPQIRWVDVHGAAPGMSSSASSVEGDAAGEFTEVVIVRHGETSWNASRIIQGHLDAELNDIGRQQAVAVAHRLSKEVKPVAIYSSDLKRAAETAQTIARICNVPNVVFDPALRERHIGDLQGMTLQDAATERPEAYKAFMSHKRNQQVPGGGESLDQLSERCVSFLYDIVGKHKGMSKKCYSDVCL, from the exons ATGCCGTACACCGGATATCCTCTAGCGCCTTCCCACAATCGCGCTTCTGCGGTTCTGCCGCCGACGTCCGCGCCGCCGACGTCCGCGCCCGCGTCCCTCGCTGCTTTGCCCTCTCCACCCTCCGCCATCACCGCCGCGGCGTCCTTCTGTACCGGATCCGTCGCAGCCACCACTCCGCAGATCCGCTGGGTTGACGTCCACGGAGCTGCTCCGGGGATGTCGTCCTCCGCTTCCAGCGTCGAGGGCGACGCCGCCGGAGAGTTCACGGAGGTCGTAATCGTGCGTCACGGCGAGACGTCATGGAACGCCTCGCGCATCATACAG GGACACTTGGATGCAGAGCTTAATGATATTGGAAGGCAGCAAGCTGTTGCG GTTGCTCATCGTCTTTCTAAAGAAGTGAAACCAGTTGCCATATACTCTTCTGATCTGAAGCGAGCAGCAGAGACTGCGCAAACAATTGCAAGAATTTGCAATGTGCCAAAT GTCGTGTTCGATCCAGCACTGAGAGAAAGACACATTGGAGATCTGCAAGGCATGACGCTTCAAGATGCTGCTACAGAGAGGCCAGAGGCATACAAAGCTTTTATGTCCCACAAGAGAAATCAACAAGTTCCT GGTGGTGGAGAGAGTCTTGATCAACTGTCGGAGCGATGTGTGTCTTTTCTGTACGACATTGTTGGTAAACACAAAG GCATGTCGAAGAAATGCTACTCTGATGTTTGCCTGTGA
- the LOC100284555 gene encoding phosphoglycerate mutase gpmB isoform X2: MPYTGYPLAPSHNRASAVLPPTSAPPTSAPASLAALPSPPSAITAAASFCTGSVAATTPQIRWVDVHGAAPGMSSSASSVEGDAAGEFTEVVIVRHGETSWNASRIIQGHLDAELNDIGRQQAVAVAHRLSKEVKPVAIYSSDLKRAAETAQTIARICNVPNVVFDPALRERHIGDLQGMTLQDAATERPEAYKAFMSHKRNQQVPGGGESLDQLSERCVSFLYDIVGKHKDTAAWVVLLGMSKKCYSDVCL; encoded by the exons ATGCCGTACACCGGATATCCTCTAGCGCCTTCCCACAATCGCGCTTCTGCGGTTCTGCCGCCGACGTCCGCGCCGCCGACGTCCGCGCCCGCGTCCCTCGCTGCTTTGCCCTCTCCACCCTCCGCCATCACCGCCGCGGCGTCCTTCTGTACCGGATCCGTCGCAGCCACCACTCCGCAGATCCGCTGGGTTGACGTCCACGGAGCTGCTCCGGGGATGTCGTCCTCCGCTTCCAGCGTCGAGGGCGACGCCGCCGGAGAGTTCACGGAGGTCGTAATCGTGCGTCACGGCGAGACGTCATGGAACGCCTCGCGCATCATACAG GGACACTTGGATGCAGAGCTTAATGATATTGGAAGGCAGCAAGCTGTTGCG GTTGCTCATCGTCTTTCTAAAGAAGTGAAACCAGTTGCCATATACTCTTCTGATCTGAAGCGAGCAGCAGAGACTGCGCAAACAATTGCAAGAATTTGCAATGTGCCAAAT GTCGTGTTCGATCCAGCACTGAGAGAAAGACACATTGGAGATCTGCAAGGCATGACGCTTCAAGATGCTGCTACAGAGAGGCCAGAGGCATACAAAGCTTTTATGTCCCACAAGAGAAATCAACAAGTTCCT GGTGGTGGAGAGAGTCTTGATCAACTGTCGGAGCGATGTGTGTCTTTTCTGTACGACATTGTTGGTAAACACAAAG ACACGGCTGCTTGGGTCGTTTTATTAGGCATGTCGAAGAAATGCTACTCTGATGTTTGCCTGTGA